A genome region from Erythrolamprus reginae isolate rEryReg1 chromosome 4, rEryReg1.hap1, whole genome shotgun sequence includes the following:
- the GRTP1 gene encoding growth hormone-regulated TBC protein 1 gives MEGEEARRAKQRSRESSVHCVDPYGFERPTDFDYATYEEFFSRYLVVLTQRAIKWSKLLKGNTRVQKNIKVKRYIRKGIPNEHRAKVWMVVSGAKSYMDHNPGYYQKLLEGDQNSKLVETVMTDINRTFPDNIKFRKSAVPCLQKTLYNVLVAYGHHNPSVGYCQGMNFIAGYLILITRNEEESFWLLDALIGRILPDYYSPEMMGLKIDQDVLGLLVKMKIPAVAELMEKHGNLWTLVASRWFICLFIDILPVETVLRIWDCLFYEGSKIIFRVALTLIKQHQDFILEATNFPEICEKFKQITTGPFVTECHIFMQKIFTEPGSLGMATITKLRDTCRANLTASI, from the exons ATGGAGGGCGAGGAAGCGCGACGAGCCAAGCAAAGGAGCCGGGAAAGCAGCGTCCATTG TGTGGATCCATATGGTTTTGAAAGACCAACCGACTTTGACTACGCAACCTATGAGGAATTCTTTTCTAGATACTTAGTGGTACTCACTCAAAGAGCAATTAAGTGGTCCAAACTTTTAAAGGGAAACACAAGGGTGCAGAAAAACATAAAAG TTAAACGCTATATCAGAAAAGGCATTCCAAATGAGCACCGTGCCAAAGTCTGGATGGTAGTGAGCGGTGCTAAATCTTACATGGACCACAACCCAGGCTACTACCAGAAATTATTGGAAGGAGACCAAAACAGCAAACTTGTGGAAACTGTTATGACAG ATATAAATAGAACATTTCCAGATAATATAAAGTTCCGCAAATCTGCTGTTCCTTGTTTACAGAAAACACTGTACAATGTATTAGTAGCATATGGGCACCATAATCCTTCTGTGGGATATTGTCAG GGCATGAATTTCATAGCTGGATACCTGATTCTTATTACAAGGAATGAAGAGGAGTCGTTTTGGTTATTAGATGCACTCATTGGCCGAATATTACCTG ATTACTATAGTCCCGAAATGATGGGTCTGAAAATAGATCAAGATGTTCTTGGACTCCTTGTGAAAATGAAGATTCCAGCTGTGGCAGAATTAATGGAAAAacatggcaacttgtggactttggTGGCATCCCGTTGGTTTATATGTTTATTCATTGACATTCTTCCAGTAGAG ACTGTGCTTCGAATTTGGGACTGTTTATTTTATGAAGGATCAAAAATAATATTTCGTGTGGCCTTAACATTAATTAAGCAACATCAAGATTTCATTTTAGAAGCTACAAATTTTCCTGAAATCTGTGAAAAATTTAAGCAGATTACTACAGGACCATTCGTAACCGAGTGTCACATATTTATGCAG AAAATATTTACGGAACCTGGAAGTCTGGGAATGGCTACGATAACCAAACTACGAGATACATGTAGAGCAAATTTGACTGCTTCAATATAA